Genomic segment of Arachis hypogaea cultivar Tifrunner chromosome 11, arahy.Tifrunner.gnm2.J5K5, whole genome shotgun sequence:
TATAGACTAGtagttaattttatattaaaatattattttgacaaTTCTACTTTTTTAatgaaataattcttaaaaagaTTATACTATCATCTTAACACCCTAACTAATGGTCTTTGCTTTGATCcttagaaataaataataattttttaaaaaatggctgAAAATTTTCTATCCCTTTGTGAGACCTCCGTTGGGTCAGGCAGAACTAGTTAGGATTTTacttccaagtaataaaacccaaATGTTAGTTGTTtcatccaaaaaagaaaaaaaaatgcttcATACTAAAATGTGGGACTAAATTTTATAATTCAAGTGAGCTAACAAATTTGAGTTGGTCGAGTTCACTCGTCTGTTTAAAAACATGTGTCGGGATGTTTGAATCATGTTTTGTATATGCAGTAACCTATTGGCCAGTAACAATCCTTAAATGTAGTTCAGATTTACGGCGGATTAATTTTCGGTTTGTCAGACTAGAATAAGgtgagaaaaaatatataataattcaagtGAGCTTTACATCTTTAGTTAATAAACTAAAATGTTTCTTCTTTTTAAGGTGCTGTGAGCACCATATTCCCAAAGGCATGAGAGTAACTTAGACAGTTAGACTCGAGCAATGGCAAACGAAAAATATCAAACCACCTTGAATTGTTGGTTGACTGATGTTGTAGTATGTTTAGTTGTTTACCTCATCTTTGTTGGGGGGTAAGTAGGAGGACCCTTCTCAACTTAGGGATTCATTGTCAAGTTGGAAAAACATCACATGCATTGGTTCCACTTTCCCCTTAcaagttaaaataaaaagttgatgtGGATATCACCTCAGCTTTCACTTAGGGAACCAAAAAGAGAGGGGACCAAACTTTATGACAAGTTCTGTTGATGCACCAATTTTTTTACTTTGATGGTTAAGAATCTAAGACAATATGGTTTGGTTAAATCATTTCTTAATCTTTGTAAATTTGTGATACATATATGCTGGTTTTGAAATAATTAGTACATGACAACCTAAAGGAAAAAGAAGCTTAACATTACAGTCATTCAGTCAATAATATAGAAATAAAACATTGAAGTCCACAAGAAATTTCTTTGCACTCTATAGACATCATGAAAATCTATGCAAAAACCAAAGCTTTGCCATTGCACTAAAACATAAGAtaaaaaggaagctaaaagaGAGTTCCTCACCCTGCTGACACaattataataaaaacataaaacaaGCTTGCCCCCATTAAAAAGAAAGGGATCCCaagctctttctttctttctctctctctttgtatCCTCTGAAAAACACTATATACCCTACCACCAAGGTTCAATTGACTGTACAAGACTTGGTTCTCAGAGACAACAACAATAACTGAAAAGCCCTCCACAGTAATTTCACCAATTCACAAGAAACAAAAGACCAGCATAGCCAACTTAGAAATTCAAACCCTTGACACTTTCCAAAACATATTCTCGCCTATAACTTGGCTTTAGTGAACTTTTTTTTTGGTATGTTTTGATTGCTGGGACTTTTAGAAGACTGTTGCTGTCAACGTTTGAACAGCGCTGTAAGACCACATCCAGTTGGCCGCATGCTGCCGCGATAAACCCTGTGCACGACAAGATCATGTAAACAGAAATTTTTACTATCCATTTTTTCTGTCTATGCATCGTGCAGGTCTCAATCTAGTCTTAGTACCAGAATGCAATAGATGATAAACTTGAAATTTAACTTGGATGACAAGAATCAAAGAATTACCTAAGAATAAAGGAGAAGGTTTTCCTGGTCTTGATTTAAATTCAGGATGGAATTGAACACCAACAAAGTATGGATGATTAGGTAGTTCAGCAATCTGCAGCATGAATAAACAAACAAGAATTTAGATTTAAAGCATATGCTTATAGACTTATACTAAGTGTAAGTTCCATCAGAATGTATTAACCTCCATGCGCTGGCCGGTTTCGTCCTTCCCAGTAAACGAAAGACCAGCATTTTCGAGGCGAGATACAAAATCAGGATTCACCTGCATATATATGGCGACGATCATTTTCTGTCCGATACACAAATTTTACAGAATAATAATTTCTCATGCATGGCAATGCAATACCTCATATCTATGCCGATGTCTCTCATCAATGAAGCTTCTGCAGCCATATCTAAGAGGGAGGGTCTAAAGGTTAAAATCCTAATAacagtatatatgtatatgtatatgtttaTCTACTTATTGAATGCAAAATTAAAAATGATCATATTCTCCTGCATGATCACAAAAATGGTCTTCAACAAATAATTCTGTAGAGTATTAATACTTACAGTTTTGCAGATTTGCATTCTTTGGTTTGGAAATATGTCCTCCTCGATCCGAGACGCATGGTACCCCCCATATGTGTTTTCGATCCCTAAAAAAATTGGTTTAAGAAAATCACACATAGGAATAACAGACACTTTTCTTAGCACTGAACATAGTTGACACAAGAATAGACACCTCAGGCATGAATATAACATATGGACTCTTGGTATTCGGATCGAATTCAGTGCTTGTAGCATCTTTTACACCCAGAACAGATCGTGCAAACTCTACGACAGCAATCTGCATTCCAAGACAAATGCCAAGGAATGGAATTCTGTTTTCGCGGGCATATTTAACTGCAAGAATTTTTCCTTGCACTCCTCTATCCCCGAATCCTCCAGGAACAAGAATACCTTCAGCACCCTGAATATAAAGACTCCAGTTAGATAATGAACATTGAAATTTCTTGGAATTAAAGAGAAGGTAATTGATATTAAAAGACTGTAATTCAAACCTTCAACAACTTCCATGCAGCCTTATAAGCATCTGGATTCTGCAACATTAAAAAAAGGAACAATGAGAAGAAGCtgagattataaaaaaaaaaaaaaataacatgctCATGCAATGTAAATGAATCAAATTGATGTTACCTCCTTTGCAGTTGCATCTTCAAGGTTGCTTGCTGGAATCCAGTCGACAAAAAGTTTCTTTCGGCAATCAACAGAAGCATGCACTAAGGCCTGAAAAGTCGATATTGTAAGTAACAATGTTAATTCTAAGAAAATCTAAATAAGCTTTACATGTTCATAGCAGAATGAATCTTAGGAAAATCATAATAATGATGCAGCAAGAGTTTATATAACTAACTCGACCTTAAGAACAGAGAGGTAGGCATCCGAAAGCTCTGTATATTTTCCCACCAAGGCTATACGAACCTGAAATTTGCAAGACATAACATTGAAACTATCGCTAATAATCACGAACAACGAACAAGGTTGGATTTCGAGCAGAAACTCACTGGTTCATGCAGCAAATCGCAAGCCTCAGCTCTATTAGTCCATTCATCTAATCTAGGCTCCTTAATTACACTGTATATACAAAACCACAAATTAAGCCGTCAAGAAAGATCAAAAGGACAAAAAAAATCCTCAATTTCCATTAATTCAAGGACAAGAAATAGAACAATTCTTGAGGGAGTTTGTGAAACTAACCAATTAAGGTTCAGCACTTTAAATATTGCTTCATGAGCCTTCTGATCCTATAGACCAGAATAAGAAAATTTTGTAAGAAATTGGTACCTAAAACTAAGATATGATTTGTGAAGTTCAGCAGTTTTAGGAAGAAACTTACTCTTAGAAGCAAAGGAATATGCCAGATGTTGGGAACATCATACAGAGTAATTATGTTTTCTCCCTGGAAACatacataaatacatacataATTTCAATTCAGAAAACTGATAATCATTTCAAAACTTAAGATCATCTAAATATCTTTAATCCTTAAAACCACATACCGGAATCAGGCAAAACTGAGAGAGTTTTCCTTTAGCAGCTTCATCCAGAACCTGAGAAGCAATTGTGTTAGACCCCTAAAATGAAAATATACATTGAAATTCTTGTGTGTTTTGTGCACATTTGTTCACTAATAAGAGGTATAAACCCAACTCTCGggatttaaaaatagaaagcgaCAGGTTAGTCATTTCATACAAAATTTGTACATGTATCGAGATGAGTAAGGACAAACTTGTCCACTAAAGAACTAGTGAGAGACAAATTCGTCGCCTTTCAAAATCCTGAACGACTAATTTGTCACCAGTATGTTTTTTTTTGTCACGGACAAGATTGATTTCTGTATGTGTGTGCATGCGTGCGCATGTGTGAGAGAGGGAAGGAGAAAGGAACCATTGTGCTGCGGCATGCTAAGATATGTGGAGCCAGTCCTTGACCTCTTAGTCCTCTAACACTATGCTGGGTTGGTTTTGTTTTCTGaaaccaaaatcaaaatcaaaatttgcCACGTTCAGATGAAACCAAACAACTCTTCTACATGAATCATACACAGTCCTTGAAGAATTGTTCAAAAGACGTGTTATTATCCCTACCTGTTCACCAACACAGTTCAAAACAGGAACAAGGCTGACATGAACTAAACAGAAGTTGCCAGCACCTGCATACGTACATACACACACATTAAGTACTCGATATGGATAGGGATACAGATACAAATACGATGCACATACTTCAATTTGTACATCAAGTATTATCAGAGAAACAATCTTTGCcataaaattagtagtatttaaGTACTCCATACGGATACAGATACACATACTTCAATTTGTACATCAAGTATTCATCAGAGAAACAATCTTTGCCATAAAATTTAGTATCATTCTTACCTACTTTATATGAGAATTGTCCTAATGCCTGAATAAATGGCATGGACTCAATATCACCTGCATATAATAAAACCAAGGATTTAGTAATAATGTTATCTTAGACAttaaaaaatgtattaaaaagaagaagaaaaagaaaagattgtTTAGAAGAGTGCAAGTGTGTTACCTATGGTTCCACCCAATTCAATGACACAGACATCAGCTGAACCTGGTTTTCCATCTACTGGTATGTGGGCCACCCTTTCTATCCACTCTTGAATTGCATCCGTGATATGAGGGACAACCTAAAAAGATGAAATACAAAAACATCATTAGACACCACAAACattgaaaaaagaattaaaaagaaaatcacAAAATTAAGCTGTGGAACCTGAACAGTCTTTCCCAAATAGTCTCCTCTTCTCTCCTTTTCAATTACAGactgcaaaaaataaataaacaaataaaaattaaaataaaaataaaataaaatataacattcaGCTCAGCTgaggttttttttaaaaaaaggagaAACCATAGAAACAGatattttctatttctattttcacGCGTAGACAGAACATCAGTCGTTCATATAGAATATAAGTCgtaatacaaaatatacattaaaaatgagttaaacatatttgatagctgatttttagtgtttggatagcATTTTTGTTTCAGAAATACAGAAGAATTTTGTTATCTCCAGTGACAATATCCAAACAGAGTCTTAATCTTAATGTGTGCTGCATCAGCAACCACAACCACAAATTTTCATTGTATGAGTTGAATATTGTTAACTCTTGACTGgtttaaaaaatccaaaactgAAGGAGATAAACATAAACAAGGGGTTCTTTTGTAAATttgcaatttcttttttttttttttttggttcagaATCTAAAAGAGGAGAAAACACTGAACTGAAACAAGTAAACAACATCATATATTATTGAAAACATGTTGTAgtgtgaagaaagaaagaaaaaaagaaacttgCCTGGTAAATCTTCCCAGTGGTTATGTTATTATCACGAGTCAACTTGATATCCATAAAGCGCTCATAGTTTCCAAGATCCAGGTCCACCTATCAAGATTCATCATTTCTCTTTTTATAATTCTacttaaaaaaaaagtaagaaattAACAAACACCATGTGCTTTTGATCTATTCACTCAGGAAAATTTTGCCTAAAGTTGCTACCTAACTAACTTTTCCTTTTCCCTTCATTTTCTCTTCAAACAAACAGACATgcttttccttttcatttttagCGTCAAATCGAAAATTGAAGATGGATAATTAGCGAGAAATTGCGTACCTCGCCTCCGTCATCCAACACAAACACTTCTCCATGCTCGAATGGTGACATTGTTCCGGCATCTGTGTTCAAGTAAGGATCTGTAAATCAAAATTCAGAATGTGAGACTTCAATTTAACGTAGCAGCTCGTTCCGTTCCAAAATTGAAAGAAAGAGTTGAACACTTTGTAAATCTAAATCCGAAAAGAAAGTAATAATTATCGCGCGTGCATGGTTAAATATAgttgaaggaaaagaaaaacatgccaATTTTG
This window contains:
- the LOC112719702 gene encoding uncharacterized protein, translated to MKYVLVTGGVVSGLGKGVTASSIGLLLKACGLRVTAIKIDPYLNTDAGTMSPFEHGEVFVLDDGGEVDLDLGNYERFMDIKLTRDNNITTGKIYQSVIEKERRGDYLGKTVQVVPHITDAIQEWIERVAHIPVDGKPGSADVCVIELGGTIGDIESMPFIQALGQFSYKVGAGNFCLVHVSLVPVLNCVGEQKTKPTQHSVRGLRGQGLAPHILACRSTMVLDEAAKGKLSQFCLIPGENIITLYDVPNIWHIPLLLRDQKAHEAIFKVLNLNCVIKEPRLDEWTNRAEACDLLHEPVRIALVGKYTELSDAYLSVLKALVHASVDCRKKLFVDWIPASNLEDATAKENPDAYKAAWKLLKGAEGILVPGGFGDRGVQGKILAVKYARENRIPFLGICLGMQIAVVEFARSVLGVKDATSTEFDPNTKSPYVIFMPEGSKTHMGGTMRLGSRRTYFQTKECKSAKLYGCRSFIDERHRHRYEVNPDFVSRLENAGLSFTGKDETGQRMEIAELPNHPYFVGVQFHPEFKSRPGKPSPLFLGFIAAACGQLDVVLQRCSNVDSNSLLKVPAIKTYQKKSSLKPSYRREYVLESVKGLNF